DNA sequence from the Pseudomonadota bacterium genome:
GCCTTGTCTGCTTCCACCGCAGGCTCCGTTTCGTATGTGTTTAGGGCACCTGGATTCCGGACATAAAAAACCAGGATATTCAATACCACAATCGCCGCATTGCTTGCAATTAAGCAGAACTTTTTTTGTCACATCCTCAAAAAATTTTACGAGATGATACCCGGCCCCATGATTTTGATACAATTGTTTCGAAATTTTTTTATAAATCCCGGCAAACGGCGCATTGGCAGTAAAAAAACTGTTATGCATATAATGCAGAAATTTAAAATGCAATTTTTGCAATAAACCGGCTTTACTATTTTTAGGGCTTAATATATCAGATGATAGTGCTGATGGATCGTTTTTTTGAAACATATAGAAATGATCCGGCTGCGAGTAATCAAACTCATTTAAAAAATCCTGCCAATTATGTTCAATTTCGGCCATACGATCAAGAATTCTTTTAACCGTCTTAAAACTGCGATGTACTCCACCAATGTGTATGCCCCTATATCCCAGTCCTTTACAAATTGCAGCAAGTTTTGCAGCACGTTCAATAGATGCAAAATAACCTGCACTCTTGTCGGATTTCCACTCTTCTAAAATCCTGGCATAAAGCTCCTTGCTGACAACTGCACCCGGGACCCTGCCTGAATTCATTACACGGGCAACACGCGGGGTTAATAAGTAGACAGAGGCCAATGCCGGAATTTTCAAATCATTTATTTTTAAAAACCGGATGAGCTCATAGTACTTTCGTGCGTCATATCCAAGTTGAGTAATTATATAATCTGCGCCTGAGGATATTTTCTTTTTAAGTTTATAGTATTGCGCATAGCATTCGGGTTCTGTCCATTTGAAAGGCGAGACGGCGCATCCTTTAAAAAAATGATCGTTAACTGCTGCCTTGTTGTTCATCAGGTTAAAAAAACAAAGAAGGCTTGCAGAATCAAGATCAAAGACCGGCGCACCCTGGCCTCCGAAGCCTTTTCCCGAATAGTCACCGGTAAGCGCCAATACGTTTTTCATGCCCATCCGGCGCAATTGTAATGCCCGGCTTTCAATTCCCATTCTATTCATGTCTCTGCATGTGACATGCACTATAACATCCATACCACTATCAAGGACTTCTTTGCCAAGCACGTCAGGACTAAGTGAAGGGTTTCCACCCGGATTATCTGTAATGCTTACTGCTGATAATCTCCCATCGATTAAAGCCTGTTTGGAAAATTCCAGTATCGTGTTAATCGACCTTCCTGTTGATTCGGCTTTTGGAACAAGCTCCATTGTTATAACAAAATGATCTTTATTGGAAAGATCATTTTGGAAATTTCTTGTCATAGCCTCCGTTATCCTTGCAAGATTTTTTTCAATTCATCTGAACCTTTATTTGCCAGAATTTCACCAAACCGTTCTCCCTTTTTGTTATGCAGCTGATAGTAGTCTAAGCATCTTTCCACTATCCTTAATGTATCATCAGGTTCGAAGATTCCAGTCAATTCTTCGGCAAGTCTCGGATGTCTTCCCAGTTTTCCTCCAAGTTGAATTCTGTAGCCTGCTTTGCCTTTTTCGAACACGTTGTTTGGACACACATCTATACACTGCCCGCAGTAAAGGCACTTTTTTTCATCTATTACCGGCCTGTCGTTATATAAGGAAATTGCGCCCTCTTTACAGGTTTCTATACAAGTTTCGCACAAATTACAATCGGCATCCGTTATTTTTGGAATACAGGCACCGATAAGCCCGATGTCAGCAATCTGGGGACGCGAACATGAACTTGGGCAATCTGAAATGGAAACTCTTAGTTCATGATGCATTTTCAGTGACCCGCCGGTCCTTTTTTTTAAAAATGACTTCAGGTCTCTTTTCTTTAAGATATCTTCCAGCTTTTTAACAATTATTTCGGAAGATATAACGCAATGCGGACAGTTTCCCATGCCAAAGCATGTTTCTAACTGGTACCCTTTGAGTTCATCTTCCATTTTATTAAGAAATATTTTCTGGCATGAACGTACATGTTCTATTGTCACCAAATCAGCACCGGATTTAGTGGCTTCTTCTTCCACTTTCTTTCTTACTCTTTTTCTCACAAAAAAAGGTATTTGTAAAACTGCCTCCTTTGCTTCATCGCTCCAATCCATAAAACCTCCGGGTTTATATGTTCCGTATCGTCAAGAATCTTCATTATTATGGCATTTGCCATAATATCATTCTAATTTTATAAATACATAGATTAAATAAAGCGTTAAATAAAAGAATCCGGCAGTATTTAAACTTACCGGATTTTTTTATTTGCATTGATTTATCAGAAAATATTATTCTTTTGTTTCGAGTTTATTAGACCATTCCTGTAAATGTTTTGAAGCTATATCACGTCCGCCGATACCAAAAGCAACAGCCACTGCAATTGCAATCGCACCCAAAATCAATCCAAAAGCAAGAGTGACGATTTCAGAGCCAATGCCCATTTGCTGCAAAGCCATAGCTCCGGCAATAAACAAGATAGCCACGCGGGTAATCAAAGAAGTTAATTTAAGCTGGGCAGTTTCTTTTGTCAGTATTTTATTTGAAACGATATTGGCAAGAAAAAGACCAAGTCCAAATATTATAAGGCCCAGTAATATATTTCCGGAAAAAATCGTAAATTTTGCGACAATTTCTGAAATTTGTGTAAAACCTAATACTTCAAACGCTTCAATAACCGCAAAGAATAAAATAGCAATAAGCGTTAGGTATCCGACAATATTTGATGCTTTATGGCCATCTTCTTTTGATTCTTTCATAATGCCCAAATTAATTGCAAATTTGTCAAATCCGGCACTGGCCAGTAAACTGGTAACCAATTTTGATACCAGTTTAGCTATTACATAAGAAATGGAAATTATCAAAATCGCTGCAAAAATGCTTGGCAAGACTTTTAATATTAAGTATAACATATTGCTTACCGGTGTTGTAATAGCTTCCAGCATCAGGGCATCCAGCGTGATAAGTAAGATAGGGATTAAAATCAGAACATATATAATCAGTCCTAATAAATCAGATAACTTCTCCTTACCCAAAACAGCTTCCAGTCCGACTTTATCGCTTAATGTATTAACTCCAACGGCTTCCAGTAAATTGGATACAATCTTGCGGATAATTTTTGCCAAAAACCAGCCTATGACTAATATTAAACCGGCAGTAAATATATTTGGTAAAAAGTTAAGCATTTTATCCAGCATGGATCGTATGGGTTCAAGAATGCCCTGCATTTGAAGTGAATTCAAAACAGCAGGCAAAAATAGCAAAAAGATCAGCCAATAAACCGAATTTGCAATTGTATTGCTTAAAGCAATAGTTTTTTCTTCTTCTATTTTGGCGGAAAGGCGCTCATCAAGTTTAATAGTTGTTAAAAGTTTTGTAACGAGAAAGCGTAAAACAGTAGCCAGAACCCAGGCTACCCCAAGCAGGAGGGCCGCGCCAATAAATCTTGGAGCGTAAATAAAAATTTGATTTAGCAGGTTGTTTAGAGGTTCAGTGATAAGTGTGAGTTTAAGCGCCTGAAAAAAAGCAATCAGAACAAACAGCATCAAAAGATAAAAGATCGTTTTTGAGATATAATGCTCCACCGGTATTGGCTTGTCTTCTTCTACGGATAACCAGTTTGGTAATTTTTTACCCAGAGAAGTGCGGCTTATTATGTTGCGTGATAAAGAAGCAATAATTAACGCTCCTATCCAGCCAATAATAAGTATTGCCAATGCCCCAAGCAGATTTGGCACATAAGCACCAATCGTTTGAAAAATTTGTTGAAAGAACTCCCCCATTTTAACCCCCTTTGTTTTTATGATTAAAAAAGATATAGTTTATCATGTGTTAAAAAAGATAATTATAAAATATAAAATAGAATGTTATAATATCATTAAGAGTAGTGAGTTCTTGAAGAATGATATGTTCTATAATTTTAACAGTCTCAACAGCAGGTGGATCTGAGCTTGAATAACAAGTACTCTTGCATATGAATAGAGTGTGAAGCCTTTGGAAAAGGTAATTTAACAACGAATTTTACACGGAATGAAGTAGCCGAGCCTGTGAATCAGGTCAATAATAAGATATATACTACAATAGTCAGTTGCAACACCTAAAAGAACACCCGTATTTAATTCTGTTATCATTATATATGAAAAATCTGCTATGACAATCAATTATTTATAAATATTTTCAGACGCACGGCTTTTTACGGTTGTGATATCCTGGCGATTTGTTGTTTCAAAAGAAAAAACCCACTGCTGAACCGTTTAATCTATATCAACCCGAAAAAAGTACTTCTAAGGTCGAGGGAGTGCTTAGCGATGTGGTTATCATCTTACCTCTTAGCGGTTTCTGCTAAATATCACTGGGGAGCAGGGCGTGATGAATTTGTCAAAAGCACGTTAACACTTAAAATTGTTTGGGTCGCAGTGGCCTGTTCCAGCGGTTATAGTGAATGGTGCGGTTATGTGATATTAAAATTTATAATAACGCCCTACCTTTAAACAATATTGTTTATAATCATCTCCGTGTACTTGAATGAGAAATTTTTCTTCCTGTAAAATCTGTACATGAAGAGTTATCACAATACAAAGGGCAAGCATCAGGAATATCAATTCCCCTTGTAGTAAAAATGTTCCTGAAGCAAGCAAATCAAGGGCAACATAGATAGGGTTACGCGACCATGAAAAAACTCCGGTGGTCACAAGGTCGCCTGATTTCTTTCTGTCTATTCCTATACGCCATGATTTGCCAATTGATAAAACCGCTGAAATGTAAAACAACAAACCAAGTATCAAAACAATGACTCCAAGGATTTTTATCACGATATGATTTGATATTGTTGTATGTAGTAAAGCTAAAGGGATATGGATATTAAGTGATAAGCCATGAGTTACTGATTCAAAAACCCACATTAAAAAGCAGGCAACAAAAACAAGCCCGTTTATCATTTGTGTTTTTGTCATTTGCGGGTCAAGGACTAGTACTTTTACGTTTTGAATTTTTAAAATAATAATTCGTCCCAACCCGAATACTACTAAACAGGCAATCACAATAATTTGAACCCAGTTTTCAAATTGTGTTATCATGTTTTTAGCTTCTCAATAATATTCATAATTCAATCGATACGCCGGGGCTTTATGGCAAGTGAAACGAATATGACAATCACCCCATGTTTGATTCCCATGAATCATTTTGGTTTCTACACGGGAGGAAAAGCCGGTTTGCGCTCTTTCATAATTCCATCCATTCTTTTTTGAACCAATGCTTTCATTTCCGGATTGGTAAAAATGTAAAATTTATCCTCTTCAATTGCCTTAAATACGATTTTGGCAAGAATTGCCGGTGGCATTCCTAATTTCATCATGCCCCGGAAGGCTTGTTTCGTCTCGTCAGGTTCGGAATTTTGAGAAGTGCCGGATGATTCATTTGAATATTTATCAGGCCGATTACGTTCGGCATTTAAGATGTTCGTATTTACAAACCCTGGACAAATTACGGAGACTTTTATGTTTGTTTCTCTGATTTCCAAGTCATGAAGGAGTTGCTCCGAAAGTGCTACTATTGCATGTTTGCTAAGTTGATAAATTGCTGACGGATGGTAAGTAACAAGTCCTGTAATTGATGCTGTGTTTATAATATGGCATGGTGTTTTCTGGCCAAGCATAATGGGAACAAACTCGTGAATGCAGTAAATAACACCCCACAGATTTACATCAATAACCCATTTGCAATCATTGATTGTAGTTTCCCAGATTGAAGAACCGGTTGCAACTCCTGCATTGTTGAACAATAGATCAACTTTTTTAAATGTATCAATCGTTTTTCCTGCCAAAAACTGTACATCTTCTATTTTTGAAACATCTGTAACAACGGCGATTATATCAGCCCCGCTTGCCTTAATTTTGGATTCAGCCAGGGATAATGCTTTTTCTTCCACATCGGCTAAAACAATTTTCATTTCTTTTTTAGCGCAATATTCAGCAAGACCTCGGCCTATCCCGCTTGCAGCACCTGTGATTACGGCAACTTTACCTTTAAAATCATTCATATATAATTACCCGGCATCAAATAAAATTATTTTTTCCCTCTATTTTCCAGAAAAAAACATCGCACCAAAAAAAACACTTAGAAATAACTCCAGGACCAGTGACTGATACATCATTTGACCAACCTCACCAGTAGTTGCCATACCAACAGACCGCCCAACAAAAACAGAGAAAGCCGACAAAAATGCAACAAAAACGCTCGCCTTAAAATATTTCTCCTTAATGACACCAAAAAGCATAAGCAAACCAACACACAAAGAAAACCCTCCATATGTTGCTCTCATATCAACAAGAAGATCTCCCTGCGGAGCAGAAACACCCAGAAATAAAGGTGTAAAACTCACCGGATCAATAATAAACCCAAATCCAAAAGCAATAAACATAAGAGAATTGAGCCCGAGAATGGTTTTTTTAATCATTTTCCCCCCCTAAATTTTGATGAATTCGTAAAAATTCCTCAAATCGTCATACCGGCGAAAGCCGGTATCCAGAACCTATTTAAATTATTGGATGCCGGATCGGGTCCGGCATGACGAAACAGGGATTCCCGGACTATTTACGAGTCCATCTTTTTTGTTTATTAGAGCCACTTTCAAAACCTGAAAAGATAGCTTCTTTCCGATGGTATTTGCCAAAGTATCAATTTTTCCGATTTACGGAGCCCAGTAACCCGGAATGAAACGGTCTCCTGTTTGCTTGCGTTGAATATTATCGTTTTTCAATCGATTTATACGTCTGATCAAAGTCGCCAACATAAACAGCTCGAGGTCTGAAAATTCTATTGTTCTCAACATATTCAAACACTCGCGATGTCCATCCGGCTACGCGGCTGGCTGCAAAGAGCGGGGTGAACAGCTCGTCATCGATACCCAGGAAGGTGTAAATAATTCCTGAATAAAAGTCGACATTAGGGAAAATCTTCTTTTCTTTTCCCATGGCCGCCATCGCTGTTTTTTCGAGTTCTTGAGCAACTTGATATAGGTGGGTAAATTCCGGTTTTTCCTTGACCAGCAGATCTGCCAGCGGGCCTAATACTCTGGCTCTCGGGTCGTAAGCTTTATACACGCGGTGCCCAAAGCCGCTGATTTTCTTTTTTTTGGAGAGTCTTTTTTCAACCCATGGTTTGACGTTTTCAACGGAACCTATCTCTTTTAAGCTATTGATAACCGCTTCGTTTGCGCCCCCGTGTAAAGCGCCACTCAATGCAGCTATGCCGGATCCAACTGCAAAATAGATATCCGCCAGTGTTGAAGCAACCACCATTGTAGAAAATGTACTTGCGTTCATACCATGATCAGCATGCAGGATCAGTGAAATATCCATGATTTTTTCTTCAACAGGAGAGGGATCTTTTCCGGTGATCATATAGAGCAGGTTACCTGCAAAGCTTAAGTCCGATCTGGGTTCCAACGGCATACTACTGTGATGAATCCTGGAAACAGCTCCTATAATCGTTGAGACGCCGGCAATGAGATGGTAACAGGACTCCAGGGCTGTTTCACGAGCAAAGACCCTTTTGCGCCGCTGTTTTGATTTATGAATTTTAAACTCAAAGGTTGCATGTTTGGCTCCTTTAGGCGGAGTTTCCATGGCAAAAGAGTCTTCATCTGAGCTAATGGCATCAATTGTTTTTGGACGGTCATCAACCCGGTCATAGCTGGTAAGCTCCTGTCGCATAAGATCAGCTCCAAGCCGCAATGCCCCCATGGCACTCATTTCTTCCACTGGGAATCCCATTAGTTGCCTTAAGGTTTTGTTCAGGTGGGAATATTCAAACAACTTTTTCTTGTATTGGTCCAGTTCTGTTTGTTTAGGTAAATCCCCGTGCAGCAGCAGATAGGAGACTTCTTCAAACGTTGAATTGGCGCACAGATCGAAAATATTATATCCTCTGTATACGAGCCAGCCCTTGGCACCGTTTACATAACCTATTTTGCTTTCACAGGCGATCGCGCCTTCCAGTCCGGGCCCGACGGTACATTTAATTGGCCATTTGGGCTTACCGCCAAACTGTGGTGGAGGTTCTTCCTTTGTGTCCTGATAAGCTTCTTTGGCGATATTGTTAATTATTTCCTGAATTTTTTCTAAGACATCCTTCATAATAGGCTCCTTTACCCCAGTTGTCTGAAAATTGGTACTGTCAACTTACTTAACCAGTCTCGTTTCATATTTTAAACTCCATCCTTTTCTATATATAAATTTGGGTAATCCCCTGTTTGTAATCTTTAGAATTATTCACCAGGTAAATATTGATGGATGATTTGTTTTAAACATAACACCTAATTAAGTTGCGGGCAGGGTAAAGGCCTTCCCAGACACCAAAGAGTTACCGAACCCCGCAAATTTGTAAACAGAAAAACGCGCCCGACCCTGTCTGTCAATCTTGAATGACTTGTTGGTTGCGGTTTTTTACAACTTTTAGAAGTGCATCGTTAACCAATGTGTTTAGGCTCTTGCCATTTTTACGTGCCTGGACAACAAGTGTTTTATGAAGCTCTGGTTCAACACGAACTAAAAATTTACCGGAATAAGTTTTGTCCGGTTCTTCACCGCGTTCATTACAAAACGCAAGGTAATCTTCTACAGAATCAACAAATGCGGCCCGCAATTCATCAACGGTTTCACCTTCAAAGGTTATCACATCCCGTAAATTGATGACTTCTCCATGAAAAACATTGGCCTCATCATCAAAATCGACCTTACCAAAATATCCTTTATATTCCATCATGGTCTTACCCCAGCTTCTTGCAGGAACCTTCTTACAGATTTAACGGCACCCTTGTTTGTGACTTTTTCCGGATGTGGTCGATGAAAAACGGCCCTTACATCATTTAAAGCCACCCTGACACGGGAACCACTACCCTCTGAAATTTCAGCACCAAGAGAAACAAAAAGCGCCTCAATATTTGCCCAGGAAATATCTGAACGTTCCGGCTTTTCAAATATTCTATCAAGGGTTTGCCGTTGCTTTTTATTCATGGCGTTATGATACCACATGTTGGTACTATGTCAAGGGGTGATTTTAGCAACCAACAATATTATTATCAGGTCAATTTGCCCTGTGTTAATATCAGTCTTGGTTGAACATTAAGTCGGCAGATAATGACCGAAAAAACATTAAACATGAAGAAAATAGATTTAAGCTATAAAATTAAATATTTTTCTATTTATATACTAATATGAGGGGATTGTAAAATAATAAAAACAAAAGTCTAAAGGAATTATCAAGTTAAGTAATTGGGTATTTATTTGATTTTATAAAGAAATCAATTTAATATTCTAAAAAGGTTTGTGTTTAGTTATTGCAATAATTAACAGTTATATTGTATAAATAAACGTTTATAATACTGTATTAAGCCGTCACATTTGTTGTGTTGAAAATAACCGGGATTGTATATCTTTTAAGGAATTTTTTATCATGTCTATAGCAAAAAATATTGAAAATATAATTGCAAAATCATCCTGGATCAGAAAGATGTTTGAAGAAGGAACCCGCCTTAAGGCAGAGCATGGAGAAGAAAATGTATTTGATTTCAGTCTCGGCAATCCGAATATTGAGCCGCCCGAAGATTTCAGAAAAATACTTGTAGATACGGTTAATTCTTTAGGCCATGGGGATCATGGGTATATGCCTAATGCAGGTTACCCGCATGTTTGCAAAGCTGTGGCCGATTATCTTTGTAAAGAACAGGGCATTTTGATAGAAGCCAACAATGTTGTCATGACTTGCGGCGCTGCCGGTGCATTAAATGTAATATTAAGAACCATCCTTGATCCGGGAGATGAAGTTATTACACCTGCTCCTTATTTTGTGGAATATGGCTTTTATGCCGCAAACCATGGTGGAGCTTTAACAACGGTTCCTACGAAAAACGATTTTACCATAGATATCAATGCAATTTCATCAGCAATTACTTATAAAACAAAAGCTGTTTTGATAAATTCTCCGAATAACCCCACAGGACAGGTTTATTCCGAAAAAAGTCTGATCGAGCTTGGCAAACTGTTAACAGAAAAAAGCAAGAAATTCGACAGAACTATTTATCTTTTATCTGATGAGCCGTATCGGAAAATCAGTTATGATGGAATTAAAATACCAAGTATTTTTAAATGTTACAACGAAAGCATAATTGCAACTTCGTATTCAAAGGATTTTTCGATACCCGGCGAACGTATAGGCTTTGCAGCAATAAATCCTGCCGCTACATGTAAGAATGAGCTTTATGGCGGAATGGCGCTTGCAATCAGAATACTTGGTTTTGTTAATGCCCCTGCTCTTATGCAGCGCGTTGTGGCTTTAATGCAGGGAAAGAGCGTTGATGTTTCAATTTACGCCAAAAAGAGAGAGCTTTTATGCAATGGTTTGTCAGAGTGCGGATATGAATTTATAAAACCATCGGGCGCATTCTACCTTTTCCCCAAAAGCCCTATAGAAGATGATGTGAAATTTATCAGAGCGCTTCAGGATGAACTGATTCTTGCTGTCCCGGGCAGCGGGTTTTCGGGACCGGGATATTTCAGGATCGCATTTTGTGTTTCTGATGATACTATTATAAATTCATTGCCGGGCTTTAAAAAGGTTATGGATAAATTCAGGAGTTAAATATGAAATATTCGGAAGCAAGACAGGGCCGGGTTTTTGTAATGCGCTTGGAAGATGGAGATATAGTACACGAAGAAATTGAAAAATTTGCTGTAGAAAAATCCATAAAAGCTGCTGCAATAATCATTATAGGTGGTGCGGATGAAGGCAGTAAACTTGTTGTAGGGCCCGAAAAGGGCAGGGCAAAACCGGTAAATCCCATGGAGCATATTCTTGATAATGTCCATGAAGTTTCTGGCACTGGAACCCTGTTTCCGGATGAAGACGGAAAACCAATGATACATATGCATATGGCCTGCGGAAGAAATACCGATACCGTAACCGGCTGTATTCGCAGAGGAGTAAAAGTATGGCAGATTATGGAAGTTATTATATTTGAACTTATTGATGCTAAAGGATCACGGATTTTTGATCCGGACCTTGGGTTTAAATTGCTGGTCCCTTAAAGGAAAATCATTATGCAAGCAGGTGAAAAACCGGCTGATGAAAAATTTACGGTTATAACCACACATGTTAGCGCTGACTTTGATGCTATTGCTTCCATGCTTGCGGCACAAAAGCTTTATCCGGGCTCACTTGTAGTTTTTCCTGGGTTACAGGAAAAAAATTTAAGAAATTTTTTTGTTGAATCAATGGTGTATCTTTTTAATATGGCGGATATTAAAAAGATAGATTTTACAAATGTTAACAGACTAGTATTGGTAGATACCAGACAACCTGCCAGAATCGGAAAGCTGTCATCTTTGCTTGAGCGTGATGATTTAGATATCCATATATATGATCACCATCCGCCTACAGCAAATGATATAAAAGGCAGCTTTGAAATTTACAGACAAACAGGAGCAACAGTTACAATTCTTGCTCAAATCCTAGAAGAAAAAAAAATTTCTATTTCTGCTGAAGAAGCCACTATGATGTGTCTTGGTATATATGAAGATACCGGTTCTTTTATATTTCCATCAACCACAGAAGATGATTTTAAAGCCGCAGCTTTTCTGCTTTCCAAGGGAGCTAACTTAAATATTATTTCAAACCTTATCTCCCGCGAAATAAGCCCTAAGCAAATATCGCTTTTAAATGATATGATACAGGCCTCAACAAGGCATAACATTAATGGTGTGGAAGTTGTTGTTACTACAATATCGTCAGATACCTATATTAATGATTTTTCGTTTCTTGTTCATAAAATGGCCAGAGCGGAAGAAATAGATGCCATATTTGCAATAGCTCTGATGGATAATAAAGTATATCTTGTTGCAAGAAGCAGAATCCCTGAAGTTGATGTTGGCCTTATTATGTCTAACATGGGTGGGGGAGGCCATACATATGCTGCATCCGCGACTATAAAAGGAGAAACCTTAACACAGGTAGAACAAAAACTTTTTAAAGTACTTGATGAAAATATAAGAACAAGAAGAACTGCAAAACGGCTTATGTCTTCCCCTGCTATTTCCGTAAGAGGTGATGTTTCGTGTAAGGATGCAAGCAGTTTTCTCACACGCTATAATATCAATGCGCTTCTTGTAACAGAAAAAAAAGACGGGAAAGAAGAACTGCACGGTTATATTACCCGGCAGGTTATAGAAAAAGCGCTTTATCACAAGCTTGATAATGTGTTGGTTAAAGAATATATGACAACTGAAGTAGCCACGGTGGGGCCGGAAGCGGAGCTTATCGAAATACAGAATAAAATAATTGAAAACAAACAGCGTATTCTTCCCGTTATTGATGAAGATGTCATAATAGGAGTTGTTACAAGAACAGATCTTTTAAACATACTTGTAAGACAGTCTCAGCACAAAAATTCCGAACTTTCGGATCAACCAAGCGAACATGCCCATGCACGCACAAGAAATATAGTAAAATTTATTGAAGAGCGTCTTTCTAAACAACTTATAGAGAAATTAAAAACTATAGGAAAAGTTGCTGCTGACTTAGGATTAAGTGCTTATGTGATTGGTGGGTTTGTCCGCGATCTTTTACTTTACAGAAAAAACGAAGATATAGATATTGTAGTAGAAGGGGACGGAATTGCATTTGCGAAAAAATATGCTTCCATAGTAGGTGCCCGAACACATATTTATGGAAAATTCGGAACTGCTGTAGTAATTTTCCAGGATGGATTTAAGATAGATATAGCTTCAGCCAGATTGGAATATTACAAGTTTCCGGCTGCTCTTCCTACTGTTGAGATGAGTTCAATAAAACTTGATCTTTCCAGAAGAGATTTTACGATAAATACCATGTCAATCCAGTTGAATCCTGAAAGATTCGGAACACTGATAGATTTTTTTGCAGCACAAAAAGATATTAAAGAAAAAACGATTAAAGTTTTACATAATTTAAGTTTTGTGGAAGATCCCACCCGAATATTTAGGGCCATAAGATTTGAACAAAGATTCGGATTTACGATAGGAAAGCTTACATCGGGATTGATAGAAAATGCCGTTAGAATGGATTTTTCCAAGCGCTTAAGCGGCAGAAGAGTTTTTTCTGAGTTTCGCCTGATTCTTGAAGAGGAAAACCCTATATCACCAATAATAAGATTAAACGATTATGGCCTTCTAAAAGTAATTGATCCATCAATAGTATTAAACAATGAGGCAATTTCATATCTTAATTCCGTAAAGCAGGTTATCTCATGG
Encoded proteins:
- a CDS encoding mechanosensitive ion channel, with product MGEFFQQIFQTIGAYVPNLLGALAILIIGWIGALIIASLSRNIISRTSLGKKLPNWLSVEEDKPIPVEHYISKTIFYLLMLFVLIAFFQALKLTLITEPLNNLLNQIFIYAPRFIGAALLLGVAWVLATVLRFLVTKLLTTIKLDERLSAKIEEEKTIALSNTIANSVYWLIFLLFLPAVLNSLQMQGILEPIRSMLDKMLNFLPNIFTAGLILVIGWFLAKIIRKIVSNLLEAVGVNTLSDKVGLEAVLGKEKLSDLLGLIIYVLILIPILLITLDALMLEAITTPVSNMLYLILKVLPSIFAAILIISISYVIAKLVSKLVTSLLASAGFDKFAINLGIMKESKEDGHKASNIVGYLTLIAILFFAVIEAFEVLGFTQISEIVAKFTIFSGNILLGLIIFGLGLFLANIVSNKILTKETAQLKLTSLITRVAILFIAGAMALQQMGIGSEIVTLAFGLILGAIAIAVAVAFGIGGRDIASKHLQEWSNKLETKE
- a CDS encoding isoprenylcysteine carboxylmethyltransferase family protein, with protein sequence MITQFENWVQIIVIACLVVFGLGRIIILKIQNVKVLVLDPQMTKTQMINGLVFVACFLMWVFESVTHGLSLNIHIPLALLHTTISNHIVIKILGVIVLILGLLFYISAVLSIGKSWRIGIDRKKSGDLVTTGVFSWSRNPIYVALDLLASGTFLLQGELIFLMLALCIVITLHVQILQEEKFLIQVHGDDYKQYCLKVGRYYKF
- a CDS encoding 4Fe-4S binding protein; amino-acid sequence: MDWSDEAKEAVLQIPFFVRKRVRKKVEEEATKSGADLVTIEHVRSCQKIFLNKMEDELKGYQLETCFGMGNCPHCVISSEIIVKKLEDILKKRDLKSFLKKRTGGSLKMHHELRVSISDCPSSCSRPQIADIGLIGACIPKITDADCNLCETCIETCKEGAISLYNDRPVIDEKKCLYCGQCIDVCPNNVFEKGKAGYRIQLGGKLGRHPRLAEELTGIFEPDDTLRIVERCLDYYQLHNKKGERFGEILANKGSDELKKILQG
- a CDS encoding DUF4345 domain-containing protein; its protein translation is MIKKTILGLNSLMFIAFGFGFIIDPVSFTPLFLGVSAPQGDLLVDMRATYGGFSLCVGLLMLFGVIKEKYFKASVFVAFLSAFSVFVGRSVGMATTGEVGQMMYQSLVLELFLSVFFGAMFFSGK
- a CDS encoding SDR family NAD(P)-dependent oxidoreductase, whose protein sequence is MNDFKGKVAVITGAASGIGRGLAEYCAKKEMKIVLADVEEKALSLAESKIKASGADIIAVVTDVSKIEDVQFLAGKTIDTFKKVDLLFNNAGVATGSSIWETTINDCKWVIDVNLWGVIYCIHEFVPIMLGQKTPCHIINTASITGLVTYHPSAIYQLSKHAIVALSEQLLHDLEIRETNIKVSVICPGFVNTNILNAERNRPDKYSNESSGTSQNSEPDETKQAFRGMMKLGMPPAILAKIVFKAIEEDKFYIFTNPEMKALVQKRMDGIMKERKPAFPPV
- a CDS encoding methylenetetrahydrofolate reductase C-terminal domain-containing protein, which translates into the protein MTRNFQNDLSNKDHFVITMELVPKAESTGRSINTILEFSKQALIDGRLSAVSITDNPGGNPSLSPDVLGKEVLDSGMDVIVHVTCRDMNRMGIESRALQLRRMGMKNVLALTGDYSGKGFGGQGAPVFDLDSASLLCFFNLMNNKAAVNDHFFKGCAVSPFKWTEPECYAQYYKLKKKISSGADYIITQLGYDARKYYELIRFLKINDLKIPALASVYLLTPRVARVMNSGRVPGAVVSKELYARILEEWKSDKSAGYFASIERAAKLAAICKGLGYRGIHIGGVHRSFKTVKRILDRMAEIEHNWQDFLNEFDYSQPDHFYMFQKNDPSALSSDILSPKNSKAGLLQKLHFKFLHYMHNSFFTANAPFAGIYKKISKQLYQNHGAGYHLVKFFEDVTKKVLLNCKQCGDCGIEYPGFLCPESRCPKHIRNGACGGSRQGRCEVYPDRYCVWYLAYQRLALTGKTENMATVCAPPRMWELNNTSSWINFHLGRDHHTKLCSIAGDCNTGLCSHKKQS